In one Alistipes sp. ZOR0009 genomic region, the following are encoded:
- a CDS encoding tRNA dihydrouridine synthase, with translation MPTNFWKDISTPIYALAPMEDVTDTVFREIVLAVSQSEQLNVVFTEFCSTDGLCHPVGKDKVIHRLQVNETERALLKEKNVKIVAQIWGTRPEKFQETAKLITNEYNFDGIDINMGCPVRKIVQQGGCSALIGNPTLAKEIIRATQEATHLPVSVKTRTGLKEHTTESWLSHIFECHPTAVTLHCRTQSDMSERPADYQQMKIAVALRNAVSPETVLLGNGDIFTTEQAEAFVQSTGAEGAMFGRGIFHNPWLFAGPNHAVSLDERIELLLKHALLYEQTWGRGKNFAILRRFFKIYVNQLPNAAHLRARLMETETFDDVKRLTDDFISESR, from the coding sequence ATGCCAACCAACTTTTGGAAAGATATCAGCACCCCCATTTACGCGCTTGCGCCCATGGAGGATGTTACCGACACCGTTTTTAGGGAGATTGTGCTGGCCGTTAGCCAGTCCGAGCAGCTAAACGTGGTGTTCACCGAGTTTTGCTCGACTGATGGCCTCTGCCATCCTGTTGGGAAAGACAAAGTAATCCATCGCCTGCAGGTAAACGAAACGGAAAGAGCGCTGCTAAAGGAGAAGAACGTCAAAATAGTAGCTCAAATATGGGGAACGCGCCCCGAGAAGTTTCAGGAAACCGCAAAGCTCATCACCAACGAGTACAACTTTGATGGAATAGACATCAACATGGGCTGCCCGGTAAGGAAGATTGTGCAGCAGGGAGGCTGCTCGGCGCTAATTGGCAACCCAACGCTGGCCAAAGAGATAATCAGGGCTACCCAAGAGGCAACCCACCTGCCTGTAAGCGTAAAGACAAGAACCGGGCTGAAGGAGCATACGACAGAAAGCTGGCTGAGCCATATTTTTGAGTGCCACCCCACGGCGGTAACGCTCCACTGCCGCACCCAAAGCGATATGTCGGAACGACCAGCAGACTACCAGCAGATGAAAATAGCGGTAGCCCTGCGAAATGCCGTATCGCCCGAAACCGTACTGCTGGGCAACGGCGATATTTTTACCACCGAGCAGGCTGAAGCCTTTGTACAGAGCACAGGAGCCGAGGGTGCCATGTTTGGAAGAGGCATTTTCCACAATCCTTGGCTATTTGCAGGCCCTAATCACGCGGTAAGCCTCGACGAACGAATTGAGCTGCTACTGAAGCATGCCCTACTCTACGAGCAAACCTGGGGACGAGGAAAAAACTTTGCCATACTCCGCCGCTTTTTTAAGATATACGTCAACCAGCTGCCCAATGCGGCGCATCTTAGGGCACGCCTTATGGAAACGGAAACCTTTGACGACGTAAAAAGGCTAACCGACGACTTTATTAGCGAGTCGCGGTAG